TCTCGCCCCCTGGCGCTGGCCGCGCCATGTGCCGGCGGTGGTCGAACTGGGGCTGTGAGCCGTGGGCGCGGCGTTTACAGCCGTCGTTCTGCGGAGATACCCTCGCTACTCGCTCCGTATGAGGTCGCCATGAGACCGTCGTCGCGTGCCTGGTTCCTCGTCATCGCCATCGCCGCGCTGGCCGGCCCGGTACAGGCCGCACAGGTCGTGGCGCTGGGTGCCAGCAACACCATCGGCCGCGGTCGTGGCAGCACGCCCGATGGCGTTCCGCCCGGGCAGGCCTACCCGGCTCAACTCCAGGCATTGCTGCGGTCGCAGGGTTGCGCGGTCAGCGTCGCCAATGCGGGGGTGGCCGGCGACACGACCCGTGGCATGCTGGCCCGGCTGCCGCGGGCGGTCGGCAAGGACACCCGCGTCGTCATCCTCCAGCCCGGCGGCAATGACGGCCGGCGCGGGGAAGGCGGAGATACAGCCAGCAATGTCGCGGAAATCGAGCGCCAGCTCGGCACGCGCGGGATCACCATGATCACGCTCGACGGGCTCGGCCGCCTCGCGGGAGCCTATCGCCTCGCGGACGGGCAGCATTTCAGCGCCGAGGGCCACGCCGCCTTCGCCGCGCATCTCGCGCCGCAGGTCATCCGGACCGGAATCTGCCGCCGCTAGCCGCCTGCCGCGGCGCGCCCCCGCACGCCACGCACTTGCGGGACGACCCCCTGGCGCCACATAAGGTCGCTCCAGAACCGGAGCGCACATCATGACCCTCAGCGTCGCCATCCAGATGGACCCGATCGAGCGCCTGCGGGTCGCCGGCGACACCGGCTTCGCGCTGATGCTCGAGGCGCAGGCGCGCGGGCACACGCTGTTCACCTACACGCCCGACAAGCTGTCGATGCGCGACGGCAAGGTCACGGCGCCGATCCGCCCCGTCACCGTGCGCGACGTCGAGGGTGACCATTTCACGGCCGGCGCCGAGGTCCGCACCGATCTCTCGACGCTGGACGTCGTGCTGCTGCGGCAGGACCCGCCCTTCGACATGGCCTATGTCTCGACCACGCATATGCTCGAGCGCATCCACCCGAAGACGCTGGTGGTCAACGACCCCTTCCATGTCCGCAATGCGCCCGAGAAGATCTTCGTCACGCATTTCCCCGAGCTGATGCCGCCGACTCTGATCACCCGCGACAAGGCCGAGATCGAGGCCTTCCGCGACGAGTTCGGCGAGATCGTGATGAAGCCGCTCTACGGCCATGGCGGCGCGACGGTGTTCAAGACCAGC
This portion of the Bosea sp. OAE506 genome encodes:
- a CDS encoding GDSL-type esterase/lipase family protein — translated: MRPSSRAWFLVIAIAALAGPVQAAQVVALGASNTIGRGRGSTPDGVPPGQAYPAQLQALLRSQGCAVSVANAGVAGDTTRGMLARLPRAVGKDTRVVILQPGGNDGRRGEGGDTASNVAEIERQLGTRGITMITLDGLGRLAGAYRLADGQHFSAEGHAAFAAHLAPQVIRTGICRR
- the gshB gene encoding glutathione synthase, with the translated sequence MTLSVAIQMDPIERLRVAGDTGFALMLEAQARGHTLFTYTPDKLSMRDGKVTAPIRPVTVRDVEGDHFTAGAEVRTDLSTLDVVLLRQDPPFDMAYVSTTHMLERIHPKTLVVNDPFHVRNAPEKIFVTHFPELMPPTLITRDKAEIEAFRDEFGEIVMKPLYGHGGATVFKTSKDDPNFGSLYDLFANLFREPWVVQAYIKEISEGDKRIILINGEAAGAVNRVPAVGDLRANMVRGGAARPTDLSAKELEICEAIGPSLRERGLLLVGIDVIHGKLTEINVTAPTGVRAIKKLGGPDLAAQLFDVIESKVAHRS